In a single window of the Rhinolophus ferrumequinum isolate MPI-CBG mRhiFer1 chromosome 21, mRhiFer1_v1.p, whole genome shotgun sequence genome:
- the RAB11FIP4 gene encoding rab11 family-interacting protein 4 isoform X2 — translation MRTPPAPGGQGSKVPGSTFADGELLPREPGFFPEDEEEAMTLAPPEGPPESDMDSPMESTQSLDGSVGSPTEEKDGGLRGLFLPEDKSLVHTPSMTTSDLSTHSTTSLISNEEQFEDYGEGDDVDCAPSSPCPDDETRTNVYSDLGSSVSSSAGQTPRKMRHTYNSELLDVYCSQCCKKINLLNDLEARLKNLKANSPNRKISSTAFGRQLLHSSNFSSSNGSTEDLFRDSIDSCDNDITEKVSFLEKKVTELENDSLTNGDLKSKLKQENTQLVHRVHELEEMVKDQETTAEQALEEEARRHRETYGKLEREKSTEIELLHTRVQQLEEENTELRTTVTRLKSQTEKLDEERQRMSDRLEDTSLRLKDEMDLYKRMMDKLRQNRLEFQKEREATQELIEDLRKELEHLQMYKLDCERPGRGRGSSSGLGEFNARAREVELEHEVKRLKQENHKLRDQNDDLNGQILSLSLYEAKNLFATQTKAQSLAAEIDTASRDELMEALKEQEEINFRLRQYMDKIILAILDHNPSILEIKH, via the exons GGCAGCAAGGTGCCAGGTTCCACCTTTGCTGATGGTGAGCTCCTCCCCAGGGAGCCTGGCTTCTTTcctgaggatgaggaggaggcgATGACGTTGGCCCCGCCCGAGGGCCCCCCAGAGTCAGACATGGACAGCCCCATGGAGAGCACCCAGAGCCTGGATGGGTCAGTCGGGAGTCCCACTGAGGAGAAGGACGGGGGCCTCAGGGGCCTGTTCCTGCCAGAGGACAA GTCCCTGGTCCACACTCCATCCATGACGACATCAGACCTGTCCACACACTCCACCACCTCGCTCATCAGCAACGAGGAGCAGTTTGAAGACTACGGGGAGGGGGATGACGTGGACTGTGCCCCCAGCAGCCCCTGCCCCGACGATGAGACCAGGACCAACGTCTACTCGGACCTGGGGTCTTCGGTGTCTTCCAG TGCGGGGCAGACACCTAGGAAGATGCGACATACGTACAACAGTGAATTGCTGGATGTTTACTGCTCTCAGTGCTGCAAGAAAATCAACCTGCTGAATGACTTGGAAGCCCGATTGAAAAACCTGAAGGCCAACAG cCCCAACCGAAAGATCTCAAGCACAGCCTTCGGACG gcagcttctgcacagcagcaACTTCAGCAGCAGTAATGGCAGCACAGAGGACCTATTCCGGGACAGCATTGACTCCTGTGACAATGACATCACGGAGAAG GTCAGCTTCCTAGAAAAAAAGGTGACAGAACTGGAGAATGACAGCCTGACAAATGGGGACCTGAAGAGCAAGCTGAAGCAGGAGAACACCCAGCTGGTCCACAG GGTGCACGAGCTGGAGGAGATGGTGAAGGATCAGGAGACCACGGCCGAGcaggccctggaggaggaggcccGGCGCCACCGTGAGACCTACGGCAAGCTGGAGAGGGAGAAGAGCACCGAGATCGAGCTGCTGCACACGAG gGTACAGCaattagaggaagaaaatacGGAGCTTAGAACAACAGTGACTCGGCTCAAGTCGCAGACAGAGAAACTGGATGAG GAGCGGCAGCGCATGTCCGACCGGCTGGAGGACACCAGCCTGCGTCTCAAGGACGAGATGGATCTGTACAAGCGCATGATGGACAAGCTGCGGCAGAACCGCCTTGAGTTCCAAAAGGAGCGGGAGGCGACACAGGAG CTCATCGAGGACTTGAGGAAAGAGCTGGAGCACCTGCAGATGTACAAGCTGGACTGTGAGCGGCCAGGCAGGGGCCGTGGCTCATCCTCTGGCCTGGGCGAGTTCAATGCCAGGGCCCGTGAGGTGGAGCTGGAGCATGAGGTCAAGCGGCTCAAGCAG GAGAATCATAAGCTGCGGGATCAGAACGACGACCTGAATGGACAGATCTTGAGCCTCAGCCTCTACGAAGCAAAGAATCTCTTTGCCACCCAGACCAAAGCTCAGTCTCTGGCTGCGGAAATAGACACAGCCTCGCGCGATGAG CTCATGGAGGCCCTCAAGGAGCAGGAGGAGATCAACTTCCGTCTGCGGCAGTACATGGACAAGATCATTCTCGCCATCCTGGACCACAACCCCTCCATCCTGGAGATCAAACACTGA
- the RAB11FIP4 gene encoding rab11 family-interacting protein 4 isoform X3 has protein sequence MTLAPPEGPPESDMDSPMESTQSLDGSVGSPTEEKDGGLRGLFLPEDKSLVHTPSMTTSDLSTHSTTSLISNEEQFEDYGEGDDVDCAPSSPCPDDETRTNVYSDLGSSVSSSAGQTPRKMRHTYNSELLDVYCSQCCKKINLLNDLEARLKNLKANSPNRKISSTAFGRQLLHSSNFSSSNGSTEDLFRDSIDSCDNDITEKVSFLEKKVTELENDSLTNGDLKSKLKQENTQLVHRVHELEEMVKDQETTAEQALEEEARRHRETYGKLEREKSTEIELLHTRVQQLEEENTELRTTVTRLKSQTEKLDEERQRMSDRLEDTSLRLKDEMDLYKRMMDKLRQNRLEFQKEREATQELIEDLRKELEHLQMYKLDCERPGRGRGSSSGLGEFNARAREVELEHEVKRLKQENHKLRDQNDDLNGQILSLSLYEAKNLFATQTKAQSLAAEIDTASRDELMEALKEQEEINFRLRQYMDKIILAILDHNPSILEIKH, from the exons ATGACGTTGGCCCCGCCCGAGGGCCCCCCAGAGTCAGACATGGACAGCCCCATGGAGAGCACCCAGAGCCTGGATGGGTCAGTCGGGAGTCCCACTGAGGAGAAGGACGGGGGCCTCAGGGGCCTGTTCCTGCCAGAGGACAA GTCCCTGGTCCACACTCCATCCATGACGACATCAGACCTGTCCACACACTCCACCACCTCGCTCATCAGCAACGAGGAGCAGTTTGAAGACTACGGGGAGGGGGATGACGTGGACTGTGCCCCCAGCAGCCCCTGCCCCGACGATGAGACCAGGACCAACGTCTACTCGGACCTGGGGTCTTCGGTGTCTTCCAG TGCGGGGCAGACACCTAGGAAGATGCGACATACGTACAACAGTGAATTGCTGGATGTTTACTGCTCTCAGTGCTGCAAGAAAATCAACCTGCTGAATGACTTGGAAGCCCGATTGAAAAACCTGAAGGCCAACAG cCCCAACCGAAAGATCTCAAGCACAGCCTTCGGACG gcagcttctgcacagcagcaACTTCAGCAGCAGTAATGGCAGCACAGAGGACCTATTCCGGGACAGCATTGACTCCTGTGACAATGACATCACGGAGAAG GTCAGCTTCCTAGAAAAAAAGGTGACAGAACTGGAGAATGACAGCCTGACAAATGGGGACCTGAAGAGCAAGCTGAAGCAGGAGAACACCCAGCTGGTCCACAG GGTGCACGAGCTGGAGGAGATGGTGAAGGATCAGGAGACCACGGCCGAGcaggccctggaggaggaggcccGGCGCCACCGTGAGACCTACGGCAAGCTGGAGAGGGAGAAGAGCACCGAGATCGAGCTGCTGCACACGAG gGTACAGCaattagaggaagaaaatacGGAGCTTAGAACAACAGTGACTCGGCTCAAGTCGCAGACAGAGAAACTGGATGAG GAGCGGCAGCGCATGTCCGACCGGCTGGAGGACACCAGCCTGCGTCTCAAGGACGAGATGGATCTGTACAAGCGCATGATGGACAAGCTGCGGCAGAACCGCCTTGAGTTCCAAAAGGAGCGGGAGGCGACACAGGAG CTCATCGAGGACTTGAGGAAAGAGCTGGAGCACCTGCAGATGTACAAGCTGGACTGTGAGCGGCCAGGCAGGGGCCGTGGCTCATCCTCTGGCCTGGGCGAGTTCAATGCCAGGGCCCGTGAGGTGGAGCTGGAGCATGAGGTCAAGCGGCTCAAGCAG GAGAATCATAAGCTGCGGGATCAGAACGACGACCTGAATGGACAGATCTTGAGCCTCAGCCTCTACGAAGCAAAGAATCTCTTTGCCACCCAGACCAAAGCTCAGTCTCTGGCTGCGGAAATAGACACAGCCTCGCGCGATGAG CTCATGGAGGCCCTCAAGGAGCAGGAGGAGATCAACTTCCGTCTGCGGCAGTACATGGACAAGATCATTCTCGCCATCCTGGACCACAACCCCTCCATCCTGGAGATCAAACACTGA